Proteins encoded in a region of the Paenibacillus sp. E222 genome:
- a CDS encoding DUF6809 family protein, with translation MNTILEALYNGRLRPDETMMPTHPEYQLLGRQIAALTEQWKNRLSEDEFRELEQLFDLCGQCDGMHSEAAFIQGFRLGANMLIEVMSQREESVLATSANCSVGII, from the coding sequence ATGAATACAATTTTGGAAGCACTTTATAACGGGCGACTTCGCCCGGATGAGACGATGATGCCGACACATCCTGAATACCAATTATTAGGGCGGCAAATTGCGGCTCTGACAGAACAATGGAAGAATCGATTGAGCGAGGACGAATTCCGTGAGCTTGAACAGTTGTTCGACTTGTGTGGTCAATGTGATGGTATGCATAGCGAAGCTGCATTTATTCAGGGATTTCGACTGGGAGCCAACATGCTGATTGAAGTGATGAGTCAACGTGAGGAGTCGGTTTTGGCGACCTCTGCAAATTGTAGTGTAGGAATAATATGA
- a CDS encoding VanZ family protein, with protein MKKEGVILILYQGKSRKFIIVLLSLYTCLTLYFLFLGFDRSSSSPDQGLRYSLSLQGIPLHFPMGRDFKIWFFEMGNFIAFIPFGMVIPLLFRCGFIRFISIFVLCISMLETVQMISRLGAFDIDDILINTLGAAVGYGAQRIIRHHRNTLKGLIRIFLTAIIFSIGTITVVGGLNHYLENVDGKSVALNELALSDGAVVWDEELSSFTVGQTNVEPKINLYSREIQKTNEFSYLLNGKYKNMKGYFAIPDDVIRTASHEPITISFIADGTEIYSLIVSANSAENHPDSFQTPLKGVKELTIKVITDGSNLMTKIVMWDITLTEPNTGQKFINSIKSMF; from the coding sequence TTGAAAAAAGAAGGTGTGATTTTGATTTTGTATCAAGGAAAATCAAGAAAATTCATCATTGTGTTGTTATCGTTGTATACTTGTTTAACATTGTATTTCTTATTCCTGGGCTTCGATAGAAGCTCGTCCAGTCCTGATCAGGGCTTGCGATACAGCTTATCCCTTCAAGGAATTCCTTTACATTTTCCAATGGGGAGAGATTTTAAGATTTGGTTTTTTGAAATGGGGAACTTTATAGCATTCATCCCCTTCGGAATGGTCATTCCGCTCCTCTTTCGCTGTGGGTTTATTCGCTTTATCAGTATATTCGTTCTCTGTATTTCGATGTTAGAGACAGTGCAAATGATTTCCCGTTTAGGTGCGTTTGATATAGACGATATCCTGATTAATACTTTAGGGGCTGCCGTGGGATATGGGGCGCAGAGGATAATAAGGCATCATCGGAACACATTAAAAGGACTTATTCGAATCTTCCTGACAGCGATTATTTTTTCAATAGGTACGATCACTGTTGTTGGCGGCCTCAATCATTATTTAGAAAACGTTGACGGAAAAAGTGTTGCACTGAATGAACTTGCTTTGAGTGACGGGGCTGTAGTATGGGATGAAGAACTCTCCAGTTTTACAGTAGGCCAGACAAATGTTGAGCCTAAAATCAATCTGTACAGTAGAGAAATACAAAAAACGAATGAGTTTTCATATCTCTTAAATGGAAAATACAAAAATATGAAAGGTTATTTCGCTATACCGGACGATGTCATCCGAACAGCAAGCCATGAGCCTATTACAATAAGCTTTATCGCCGATGGCACAGAAATCTATTCCTTGATTGTATCAGCGAACAGTGCGGAGAACCATCCTGACTCTTTTCAAACTCCGTTAAAGGGAGTTAAAGAACTGACTATAAAAGTAATAACCGATGGTTCAAATCTGATGACCAAAATAGTGATGTGGGACATTACACTTACAGAGCCAAACACAGGGCAAAAGTTCATCAACAGCATTAAATCCATGTTTTAA
- a CDS encoding ribbon-helix-helix protein, CopG family, protein MSAKKMGRPLSDNPKSETIKIRVDQEIMNKLDASAEKLNTNRSDIVRKGIERIYDELQK, encoded by the coding sequence ATGTCCGCCAAGAAGATGGGACGTCCGCTGTCTGACAATCCCAAAAGCGAAACGATCAAAATCCGTGTTGATCAAGAAATTATGAACAAGCTCGATGCTTCGGCTGAGAAGCTGAATACGAACCGATCAGACATCGTTCGCAAAGGGATTGAGAGGATTTACGACGAGCTCCAAAAATAG
- a CDS encoding DUF5071 domain-containing protein: MDIREWLPRDKSDFEAVRKLSEFGNEELRDIIPELMEWLQDGNWPISKSVEDLLLRFGEELVPHIQNVFKTKDPQWEYFMLSGLVSRLPSRYLIGLKVDLERILKNPTKSELLEKLDEVIIPLLNKIQ; the protein is encoded by the coding sequence ATGGATATTAGGGAGTGGCTTCCCCGCGACAAGTCCGATTTTGAAGCGGTGCGTAAGTTAAGTGAATTCGGTAATGAAGAGTTGCGAGATATCATTCCTGAGCTGATGGAGTGGTTGCAAGATGGAAATTGGCCCATTTCGAAATCCGTCGAAGATTTACTTTTAAGATTTGGAGAAGAACTTGTTCCTCATATTCAAAATGTATTTAAAACAAAAGATCCACAGTGGGAATATTTTATGCTCAGTGGTTTAGTCAGTAGATTGCCTTCGCGATATCTAATAGGATTGAAGGTTGATTTGGAAAGAATTTTGAAAAATCCTACAAAAAGTGAGCTGCTTGAGAAATTGGATGAGGTTATAATACCATTGCTGAATAAAATACAATAA
- a CDS encoding DUF3221 domain-containing protein yields the protein MFHLRRALISLSILIVCLTGCSGHIDCNSVQTQANTPSEDEFTGYVVERKDDSILVVDPAYKDFGANGGESRYYPAKWFSNAPDPQIGSYVEIWTDGSPENEPYPGQARAGTIAVSSPATPDGAHMSEEDAIRVGLFTPDGEKISIPVIVDVQFYQDVGTWTIRMRDAMSTTENQDEIEIRVEDVEPVE from the coding sequence ATGTTCCATCTTCGTCGAGCTCTGATATCGCTCTCAATCCTGATCGTATGCCTTACTGGATGTTCAGGACATATCGATTGTAATTCTGTGCAAACTCAAGCGAATACACCAAGTGAAGATGAATTCACTGGTTATGTGGTTGAGCGCAAAGACGATTCCATTCTAGTGGTTGATCCTGCGTATAAAGACTTCGGTGCGAACGGAGGAGAAAGTCGGTATTATCCGGCAAAATGGTTCTCCAATGCGCCTGATCCGCAGATCGGCTCCTATGTTGAGATCTGGACGGATGGCAGCCCCGAAAACGAGCCTTACCCTGGACAAGCCAGAGCGGGAACGATTGCTGTATCCAGTCCGGCCACCCCAGATGGTGCTCATATGAGTGAGGAGGATGCGATTCGGGTTGGACTGTTCACACCAGATGGAGAAAAGATAAGTATTCCTGTGATTGTAGATGTACAATTTTATCAGGATGTAGGGACGTGGACTATTCGCATGAGAGATGCGATGTCAACGACGGAGAATCAAGATGAGATTGAGATCAGAGTAGAGGATGTAGAGCCAGTCGAGTAA
- a CDS encoding ABC transporter ATP-binding protein, which produces MLRRFFAYYRPYKKLFILDFSCAIFVALLELAFPLAVNRVVDDLLPGGRWDWILWACLALLAIYLLNSFLNFVVTYWGHKLGINIETDMRKALFNHVQKLSFRFFDNTKTGHLVSRMTNDLMDIGEIAHHGPEDVFIAVMTLIGAFSIMMSINGNLAVLTFIIVPLIIYLSLYFGSKMSKAFSRMFGDIADFNARVENNVSGIRVVQAFANEEHEKAQFAVNNSRFRQTKLIAYKIMAWNSSISYMLMKLVSLFVLVCGTWFVINGSMSYGQFIAFIMLSNVFLTPIQKINSVIETYPKGIAGFKRYTELLDMEPDVEDRPGAATVSHLRGDIRYEQVTFGYSDQEPVLKGIDLNIHAGETVALVGPSGAGKTTLCSLLPRFYDVLEGRITIDGQEIQDMTLDSLRSQIGIVQQDVFLFDGTVRENIAYGKLDATEEEIWMAARRAQMETLITSMPEGMDTLIGERGVKLSGGQKQRLSIARMFLKNPPILILDEATSALDTETEAAIQQSLAELSEGRTTLVIAHRLATIKNADRIIVVAEHGITEQGRHEELLAAGGVYSRLHYAQFGA; this is translated from the coding sequence ATGCTTCGCCGTTTCTTTGCCTATTACAGGCCTTACAAAAAGCTGTTCATTCTGGACTTTAGCTGCGCGATATTCGTAGCTCTGCTGGAACTGGCCTTCCCGCTGGCAGTTAATAGAGTCGTGGATGACCTTTTGCCAGGGGGACGCTGGGACTGGATATTATGGGCATGTCTTGCGCTGCTCGCGATCTATCTATTAAACTCGTTCCTCAACTTTGTTGTTACATACTGGGGACATAAGCTTGGTATAAACATCGAGACCGATATGCGTAAGGCACTTTTCAATCATGTACAGAAGCTATCATTCCGTTTCTTTGACAATACCAAAACCGGACATCTGGTCTCTCGTATGACCAATGACCTGATGGATATCGGCGAGATTGCCCATCATGGTCCGGAGGATGTATTTATCGCAGTCATGACGTTGATTGGTGCATTCAGCATCATGATGAGTATTAACGGAAATCTGGCCGTGTTAACATTTATCATCGTGCCGCTCATTATTTATCTATCCTTGTATTTTGGCAGCAAAATGTCCAAGGCCTTTAGCCGAATGTTCGGGGATATAGCAGATTTTAACGCACGTGTAGAAAACAATGTAAGTGGTATTCGCGTGGTTCAGGCTTTTGCGAATGAAGAGCATGAAAAAGCACAATTCGCTGTAAACAACAGCCGTTTCCGTCAGACCAAACTGATCGCGTACAAAATCATGGCTTGGAACTCTTCGATCAGTTATATGCTGATGAAGCTGGTATCCCTCTTTGTGCTGGTATGTGGCACATGGTTTGTCATTAATGGCAGTATGAGCTACGGTCAATTTATTGCCTTTATTATGCTGTCCAATGTGTTTCTTACACCTATTCAGAAGATCAACTCCGTTATTGAGACGTATCCAAAAGGGATTGCAGGTTTCAAACGGTATACAGAATTGCTCGATATGGAGCCCGACGTTGAAGATCGACCAGGTGCCGCTACCGTATCTCATCTGCGTGGAGATATCCGTTATGAGCAGGTGACCTTTGGCTATTCGGACCAGGAGCCTGTTCTGAAAGGGATTGATCTGAATATTCACGCTGGTGAAACCGTGGCCCTTGTTGGACCATCCGGTGCAGGGAAAACAACCCTGTGCAGTCTGCTGCCTCGATTCTATGATGTGCTGGAAGGTCGCATCACGATCGATGGTCAGGAGATTCAAGATATGACGCTGGATTCATTGCGCAGTCAGATTGGAATTGTTCAGCAGGACGTGTTCCTGTTCGATGGAACAGTTCGTGAGAATATCGCGTATGGCAAGCTGGATGCAACAGAAGAAGAAATCTGGATGGCAGCTCGTCGTGCACAGATGGAAACACTGATCACTTCCATGCCGGAAGGAATGGACACGTTAATTGGTGAACGCGGTGTGAAGCTGTCCGGCGGACAGAAACAGCGTTTGTCCATTGCGCGTATGTTCCTGAAGAATCCTCCGATTCTAATTTTGGACGAAGCTACATCTGCACTGGATACGGAGACAGAAGCAGCGATCCAGCAATCCCTTGCGGAATTGTCCGAAGGACGGACTACATTGGTCATTGCCCACAGATTGGCTACGATCAAAAATGCGGATCGCATTATTGTGGTTGCCGAGCATGGAATCACAGAGCAGGGGCGTCATGAGGAACTGCTTGCAGCAGGTGGTGTATACAGCCGTCTGCATTATGCACAGTTTGGCGCCTGA